Proteins encoded together in one Bos javanicus breed banteng chromosome 6, ARS-OSU_banteng_1.0, whole genome shotgun sequence window:
- the KLF3 gene encoding Krueppel-like factor 3, translating to MLMFDPVPVKQEAMDPVSVSYPSNYMESMKPNKYGVIYSTPLSDKFFQTPEGLSHGMQMEPVDLTVNKRSSPPSAGNSPSSLKFQSSHRRASPGLSLPSSSPPGKKYSPPPPPGVQPFSVPLSMPPVMAAALSRHGIRSPGILPVIQPVVVQPVPFMYTSHLQQPLMVSLSEEMENSSSSMQVPVIESYEKPILQKKIKIEPGIEPQRTDYYPEEMSPPLMNSVSPPQALLQENHPSVIVQPGKRPLPVESPDTQRKRRIHRCDYDGCNKVYTKSSHLKAHRRTHTGEKPYKCTWEGCTWKFARSDELTRHFRKHTGIKPFQCPDCDRSFSRSDHLALHRKRHMLV from the exons ATGCTCATGTTTGACCCAGTCCCTGTCAAGCAAGAGGCCATGGACCCTGTCTCGGTG TCATACCCGTCTAATTACATGGAGTCGATGAAGCCCAACAAGTACGGCGTCATCTACTCCACGCCATTGTCGGATAAGTTCTTCCAGACGCCGGAAGGCCTGTCTCACGGGATGCAGATGGAGCCGGTGGACCTCACAGTCAACAAGCGGAGCTCGCCGCCCTCGGCCGGGAACTCGCCGTCCTCCCTGAAGTTCCAGTCCTCCCACAGGCGCGCCTCGCCCGGGCTGAGCCTGCCCTCGTCCAGCCCGCCGGGGAAGAAGtactcgccgccgccgccgcccggcgTGCAGCCCTTCAGCGTGCCGCTGTCCATGCCGCCGGTGATGGCCGCGGCCCTGTCCCGCCACGGCATCCGGAGCCCGGGCATCCTGCCCGTCATCCAGCCCGTCGTCGTGCAGCCTGTCCCCTTCATGTACACCAGCCACCTCCAGCAGCCGCTCATGGTCTCCTTGTCGGAGGAGATGGAAAATTCCAGTAGTAGCATGCAAG taccTGTAATTGAATCATATGAGAAGCCTATattgcagaaaaaaattaaaatagaacctGGGATCGAACCACAGAGGACAGATTATTATCCCGAAGAAATGTCACCCCCTTTAATGAACTCAGTGTCCCCCCCGCAAGCATTGTTGCAAGA GAATCACCCTTCAGTCATCGTGCAGCCCGGGAAGAGACCTTTACCTGTGGAATCCCCAGACACGCAAAGGAAGCGGAGAATACACAGATGTGATTATGACGGATGCAACAAAGTGTACACTAAAAGTTCTCACTTGAAAGCACACAGAAGAACACATACAG GAGAAAAACCCTACAAATGTACGTGGGAAGGATGCACATGGAAATTTGCTCGGTCTGATGAACTCACAAGACATTTCCGGAAACACACTGGAATCAAACCTTTCCAGTGTCCAGACTGTGACCGCAG